One Arachis hypogaea cultivar Tifrunner chromosome 18, arahy.Tifrunner.gnm2.J5K5, whole genome shotgun sequence genomic window, GTGTAGAAGAGTATCATTTTTACAATGGCAAGTGAGGAAGAGAGTTTTCTTGTGTCAGTGCATTATTCTATGAAAATTCATAAAAGCAAGAAATACGGTATGAAGTCAGTTCATCGAATACCTTATCAGATCTAAAGAACAACATATTGTAGAAAGCTTGGGTATTTGGGAGCAAGTGGGTGAAGaagttattttataaaattcCTATTGTAGTTGTGTCCTCTGGTATGAAGTATGATATGTTTGTGATAGCGTTTGATAAAGATTTTGGGTTTTGTTTCATTGTCGTAGGAGTTTTCCAGAGGTCAGAATACACAAGCTGTATGCGAAGTTGGAGGTCGGTGTCGACAGTTCTGGGGCATCAGCTCCGAATCTTCACTCGACTGCCATGCAAAGTGGTTCTAGCTCGATGGCTGCAGTTGCACTAGCTCGTCCGTCCGTTGCATCTCCTTCTTTTGCGACTGACTTAGACCGTATGGAGGCAGTTGGTTCTGTACCATTCGAGAACCATTTTGTCCGACAACAGACAGTTGAGTGGCTAGTGGTCCTGCCATTATTCCTAATGTTGTAGGGTTGGGGGAACCTGATCAAGTTGAGAATGCAATGCGGGACGATGATTTAGATCAGGAGCCTGTTGATATAATTGGGGACAGTGATGATGATACAAGTGGCAATCTACGTACACAGCATGACCCTTCAAGTTTTGACACAGTAGTACCCTTCGCAAACTTGGAGGCTATGTGGCAACAGCCGGACGAAAATGCTGTCTTTGGGGATTCTTCTACAAAATTTTAGATTGGGCAATTATTCCAGAATAAAGAGGAAGCTATTCATAAACTGTAAAAAGGGTACTATGATTTGTGCCCACATATTTTTTTTCGTAAACCGTAGAAGAGGTTTTATGGTTTATGCCCACATGTTTTCCTTTATAAACTGTGGAAAGCGTACCACGGTTTATGTGTTTTCCTAAAGAAGTGGAAGGGTTCCACAAtttacatataataaaaataggataagTAAGTAACTAGTTTTCAATTGTTGTATTCAGATAAATAATTggtccatttattttatttagataaatTATCCTTATTTTACATGCTAAAACTAAGAAAAGTTTGTTCTTCCAAGTAAAAGAAAATTTGCTGGTACTTTTACCAATAGCATTATGATGGAAAATTTTGAACTTGAGTCAGTAAATTAGCTAATCAGCTAGaaatattttcatgtttttgtaATATGTTCTATCTGTGTTCTAGGTTCCTAACCATCATGTTACATGATCaagttaaattaataataaagttTAATCAAATTTGCACTAATAATTTAGTGATTCACAATACTAACAAAAAATACACCCACTCTCAATATGTGTGTTTTCGCTCTATTCCACTTTCACTTGTACTCTTCCTCTTTTCTACCAAAATGGCTACACTCACTCTTACTTTTGATTTTTCGATTCAAACCACAAATTCTGACTAAGAATCTCTGATAAACTCAGAATCTCACTCTCTATTTCCATCACTCTTTGCATTCATTTTTTCGCTCTCACTCAATCTTgtgatttcttcatttttttttctaactcTTGGTTTCTACCTTGTAAAACACAAAAACCTTAGCAAAAAACTTAGAAGTTAGAACCcactatttttctatttctctcgaACTATACACAGAAACCTTAATCTTACAAAACCAAAGAAAGTAAAATTAATATTACTATTTTAAAATAGTTATCcaaacttcaataaaaaattaatgtttcaaaataattatatatttataatactaTCAATTATCTTCTGTTAACACCCttaatttaattctaataaaaatatattacatgtgtttatttatttaaaaacaatTGTTTATTCATACAATTTTAAGTATTATTAATCCAAAGTTTATTTATTACCTTTTCTAAAGGAGTTTTTAATTTTATACACTGATGTTAAATATTTTACACATTCATTTGATTAAATGATCAATTTTAAATGATCATTCATGCAATAAGTATAAAATGCAATAAAATGGTTTAACGTAGGAGACTTTTTATACACTGATTGTGTTAAATATTTTACacatttattaattatgtaagtatttttaaataagtattttaTGAGCCAATTTGATGCACAAGCATCTAGCATTACAAAATTTGAGAAACGTACCCAAAGAATATAAACAGCCTTATCATTAATGTATCAAGGACTGATGTCACATTTTTACATTATCATTACTGCATTTTGGGTCCAAATTTATGGATTGGTTTTGGGTATAGTGGAACCCAAACCATAGTCCATAGGTTGTTCTGAAAGAACCATGTCATCGAATGCGAGATTCAAAATCGATAAAAAAGAAGCATATAAATTTAATAGTCATTGTCCATTGGCTCATTGCCATATGGTACAGTTAGACAAGCAGGATTGTCTGGCACTTTTAATAACTTTAAAAGTCTATCGTTCTCCACAACAAAGAGTAGCTCATAAATTTCACCAGTGCCAATTGCAAATAGCAAGTCTTGGTTTCACAGCTCTATCCACCTTGACATTCAACTAAGCACAACTTTCAAAGAAACACCGTCTTACATCAAGGTTTGCTTCATCAAGATTATTCTACTTCACCCAAGTAATCGTCGATTTCGGCAGGGGTCAATACTCTGCAACAAAATTAACCACCTATTAAGTCACCCATTTAAATTAGCCAAATATGTAAGGATGATTTGCAGTAACTTGTGCATAATTGTCACGTCTAAGTTCTACaggaacaatttttttttttgccttttctttTCCCCCCTAAAAACTCCTAAAGTTCAGATAGTCCAATCCAACAAAATCAGATCAGTTTTCTCAGTAACGAAAATCACAAGCAAGGCTCATGTAATATAGTGCTTGAGGAAAGCAAACCAGAAAGTCAATCAAAAATTCAAGCTACATAAGCAGCTAGGCACACATTATTATATTTTGCAGAAAGAGATTTCCACCTGAACTTTTTGTCGGACCCAATTATGCCAATTTCAATGTTCTTTCCCGAGATCTGTCCCTCAAATCTGTAAAATACCCATGAAAATTAACAGTTTTAGACTATACAAAGGTCTTTAAAACAATAGGTTCCAGGATACAATACAAGAAACATGAAAAGCAAATAAGATGACTATcaattcttaaatttttaatattactaTTTAAGTGAAATGCCTATTAGGATTAGCCTTAATATTGTAGCATCTAAATCAAATCATGGATATTACTTTATTTACCTTCTCCAAAACCATAACTCTGAAACAAAAGTGAACAATCAAACAGTACAAAATTTATTTCGGCCTCCTAGTAGACAGATAGTTAATGATTTTATCTAGTGCATAAACTTGAAAGGACATGACCCTACCCTTCCTTCAGCGTCAATATTGCCGTATGGACTGCATCATCAAGTTCCATGTCATCTGTATACCTGCAAGTGGACAATGAAATTAACCACTGAAATGATATGGGAAAAAAGAATAACTCAGATATGAACATCAAACAAAGAAACATAACCAAAAGCATATCTTTCAGGGGAGAGAAAAATGCTACCGCAAACACATAGATTAATCATCCAATAGAATAGACAGACATAGCATATTCTTCTAAAGTAAAATTTCAAAGTATGTATTATGAAAGCATCAATTTATCTCTTCTGAGTCCTCAAGTTTGACAAGTCAACTTTTGATTAGCAACTAATTGATGTCTGCATATTTAAAGCAACTGCACGCTCCACTTAGGTGATAGTAGAGAATCTTAACGGCTATAAGTTATTAtgtcattttgaattttaatacaTAAAGATCCTTGCCAGTGTCAGCTTTCACAAATTCAACGCCTGCACATCCCATTATACTTTCTGATGCTATGGATACGTGTAGGAGCTATTCCTCTTAATGAGGAAATAACAAGAAATAAACTTGGATCAACTAAATCTTGAAACTTGGTATAAGATAATAGGTTTAATGAACATATTAACTGCAAAAGAAAAATGCATTTCATCCTGTCGAGCACTCAAGGTTTTAGAGATATTCAAGCCCAAATTACAGATATTAATGCAGACATCATGACTTTTATGcttaaaataattaaagatatttcCTACATTCATTAAAGTATAACATAAACCAGGTGCTTTCATCAAGGTATAGTATATGGAATGTTGTAAATCAAAATGAGAAGTTTCAAAGATATAAGATAATCCTTTGCACATCAAGCATGACAGAAATTCTGAGATAATACACTCATTCTCAATATTTACAGGAAGGAGAGTGGCCACACATAATGGGCACAGgagatatatatacaaaaataacaCATTGGACACCACATATTTTGCACTTAGAACTGTCGTTACTGTCAAACCATACCTCTTCTCAAGAAAAGTCTTCGCATTAGAAACATTTTTGCCCATAGCAGAAGCTTTCCAAGAAAAGTAAGAACCAGATGGATCCACCTACAGTACAAAAGCAAATTGCACCAAAGCCCAAACTTCAGCTCTCCTAAATCCAAACTAGTGAATTTTCAAAATTCCAAGTACAAGAACAAAGATCCCAACACAAACCTATTGAGCACACAAATATGCAAAAAGCATAGACAGACAATTGATTGTTTAAGATAACCCACTAAAATTCAAACTGCATAAATATCAATAACTGCTTCCtataaatcaaaaacaaaatcagTTCATGCAAAGCAAGATAATGTTACACTGTATCAAATTATATGCTCTTTTCGTTTCTATTTTTAATAGATAACTAAAGTAAAGGACCACATGGATTACATTATTATCTTCAGAAACTAAATATGTCATTGTTGTTTCATATCCAACTGTGAGACAACACGATGTGATCAAGATAGTAGGTGATACTCATCTACCAGGGTTTACAAAGCAACAATAAAAAAGTGAAACTCAAAAGGCAGATAAGCATACCTGATACAATTGTGGTCCGTTATCATCAAATCCAGCAACTAGTAGGGACACTCCAAATGGCCTAACACCACTAttagaaagggggggggggggggaggggaatTAAAAAACAGAAACATCAGAATTGAATATCGCGATGAGATAAAATAATGGAGAGAAAACACATCAATTGCAAGGCTACTGATCACTGAAAGCCAGGCATACTATGGTAGTGTTTGGAAAATAAaggatgaaagcaataaaacaGCAGTGATGCATCTCTTATGTCCCTTCTTTTGGAAATCTCATCCCTCTATTTTGGAAGTATAGAACTTATGTAAGAAGTTGTTCAAATGAATAAAGAAATTTAAGATTTTGCCTTTGCCCCTCTCAAGTTGATAAATTACATGCTTACAGTAGTTAGAAATGTCTAGTAAGGGCATCGTAAAGTAGATAAATTAAAGGGGAGAAAAACAGTTAGAAGCAGCTTTGAGATTTGAGAACTAATTAACATTAGAGGGATCAACCTCCTAACACATCAAAGTTAAAGAGGGTGTTAGAAACTTATCACGAAACATCATATCTCTCTTGAGTAGGGTGGGCAGGGACAACTATATGCAGAAAATAAACTTCCAATCATATGAGTAGAATGGTAGCAGCTCAAACATATCTGAGAGCTTACAGAGAAATTTATTACCCTGACTGAGTGAATTCCTGCATAACAGCAGCAACTTCCCTTACAAGCTGTGTGACAGGGATTGGTTCCTGCAATTTCCATTATATTTACCATACAGAAGATCcataatagaatacaaaaaacATACAAGACAGACAAAAACTAAGGTAAAAAttaagtgcataattctaattttaatatacttaaTAACATATAATGAAGTAATCGAAACTTTCCCAGAAAGGGGGACAAACAGTGAGGAAAATCTAATTCTAATCTATGTGTAACAACCAACATTCACAGAAAAAACAGTTACAGATCatatcataatcataattatatataaattgtaACTCTTGATGATTCATGTTATAATAAATGAAAAGTATTACAATCATATATAGACTTTATCGTTTATTTTTCAATTCAGCACAGCTTTTCATCATAATACACTTTATATTGCCTTTCAGTACAATATGCTGAAAGATACTGAGCAGACAGAGGTATGTAACTTAAATTAATCCATTGGCATATTTTACTGACAGAAAATAATCAATCTAAAATGAATTACAGTACAATATAATAAACATGCTTTACACGAGGAAGTAGGAGATATTCAAAAGGTAGAATTCTTTTAAAACCCATAACTCCAAAATGAAACTGGCAATAGTATATCTGAATCTGATTTACCAAGCATATAGAACTCAGAAGCAAGATTCAAGAAACAAAATGATATTAGAAGGGGAAAGGTAGATATACTATACTTTATATAATCGGTGATATTGCTCTGCCTGTTTCCTGCTTTTCCTAACCAAGACTCGAAAATCAGGACCCATGCCACTgaacaacaagaataaaactTAGATCAGAAGAGATACTAACAGACTAGTTAAGGATAaatcaatacaaaaaaaaaaaaaaaaaaaaaaaaaaaaaaaactcaaatgcaataaaaaagaaaagaagaagaaaaagtcaatCTAAGAGCCAGTAAATCTCTTTATCATAATTCACTTAATTCCTATAgcaaaaatccataatcaatttaCCACATGCTTGATTACTGCATGCTTTTTATTACACATGAATAATATAGGCAGCAGTTTGCCAATGAACAAGACAGAATAATTGATTCAGATATATGGAGTAGTTTATCGAGTTTGCAATAAGTTTTAACCATTAAGCATGCTATGTCTTGTTTCTATTCTATGCATACTATGTGCTCTAAGTTTGCCAATGATTATTCTAATCTATGGAAGAGATTTTCCCCTACAATAATTGCATCTGTTCCCTAAAGCATAACCTTGCCCTCAATCTTGATCATTGTCATTTTAGACTTAAGTGGCCTCTAATGGTTGACAAGACATCagataatcataattaatgatATCATAAAATTGATTTAATGTAGAAATATTTGACTACATAGAAAGAACAAACCTATATACAACCCCTATATTTGGTGTTAATAACTGAATCTTCTGAACCTGCAA contains:
- the LOC112772502 gene encoding proteasome subunit alpha type-2-A — translated: MGDSQYSFSLTTFSPSGKLVQIEHALTAVGSGQTSLGIKAANGVVIATEKKLPSILVDEASVQKIQLLTPNIGVVYSGMGPDFRVLVRKSRKQAEQYHRLYKEPIPVTQLVREVAAVMQEFTQSGGVRPFGVSLLVAGFDDNGPQLYQVDPSGSYFSWKASAMGKNVSNAKTFLEKRYTDDMELDDAVHTAILTLKEGFEGQISGKNIEIGIIGSDKKFRVLTPAEIDDYLGEVE